One genomic segment of Aquipluma nitroreducens includes these proteins:
- the secA gene encoding preprotein translocase subunit SecA: MAFINKILGKFLGSKSDKDMAEIAPLLALIKKEYERISLLSNNELRAESARLKELIKDRIKPEEDRIAELKELVDTVDIQESEKIYQEIDKLEEKIDDKLEEVLNEILPIAFSVVKATAKLFTENERVVVSASDFDRELATTRNSILIEGENAIWLNKWMAGGSEITWEMVHYDVQLIGGIVLHQGKVAEMGTGEGKTLVATLAVFLNALTGRGVHLVTVNDYLSKRDSEWMGPIFEFHGLSVDCIDKHQPNSEGRRKAYLSDITYGTNNEFGFDYLRDNMAISQRDLVQRKHHYSIVDEVDSVLIDDARTPLIISGPVPKGENQKFEELKPKVEKLYAAQRNLANQCLSDAKRILNNPNATKDEREEGSVLLLRAHKGLPKSKALIKFLSEEGIKAMMTKTENYHMQDNNKMMHIITDPLFFVVDEKQNSVELTDKGVDLISDDVEDQSFFILPDVGSEIAEIENNKALTKEQVLEKKDDLLTNYAIKSERVHTINQLLKAYAMFEKDVEYVVIENKVKIVDEQTGRIMEGRRYSDGLHQAIEAKEHVKVEAATQTFATITLQNYFRMYHKLAGMTGTAETEAGELWDIYKLDVVVIPTNRKVIRDDREDLVYKTKREKYNAVVEEIVELNKIGRPALVGTTSVEISELLSRYLKMRGIKHNVLNAKLHAREAEIVADAGMKGMVTIATNMAGRGTDIKLTPEVKALGGLAIIGTERHESRRVDRQLRGRSGRQGDPGSSQFFVSLEDDLMRLFGSDRITGIMDKIGLKEGEMIQHSMITKSIERAQKKVEENNFGIRKRLLEYDDVMNSQREVIYKKRRHALFGERVEVDILNTMYDVIDNLVTEYQANGDFEGFNLELIRLMSMESPVSEQEFLKIKSDELIDKTYQEMVATYTRKMETISKQAYPVIREVYEQKAHLYQNIVVPISDGIHIFQIITNLEKAYKNQGKELVKSYQKQTVLGTIDEAWKEQLREMDDLKQSVQNATYEQKDPLLIYKFESFNLFKIMVSKVNKQIVSTLAKGHIPVSEPEQIHEGHERRGLDMSKLSTSKSDMPESSSNRPEAPREPQHVQPIRVEKRVGRNDPCPCGSGKKFKSCHGKDLVD, from the coding sequence ATGGCATTCATAAACAAAATTTTAGGCAAATTTCTCGGCTCAAAATCAGATAAGGACATGGCTGAAATTGCTCCTCTGCTCGCACTCATCAAAAAAGAATACGAACGCATCAGCTTGTTGTCTAACAACGAATTGAGAGCCGAGTCGGCCCGGTTGAAAGAACTGATTAAAGATCGGATTAAACCGGAAGAGGACCGGATTGCTGAGTTAAAAGAACTCGTTGATACAGTTGATATTCAGGAAAGCGAAAAAATTTATCAGGAAATAGATAAACTTGAGGAAAAAATAGATGATAAGTTAGAAGAAGTCCTGAATGAAATTCTTCCAATTGCATTCTCTGTTGTTAAAGCAACAGCCAAATTATTCACTGAAAATGAACGCGTTGTAGTGTCAGCCAGCGATTTTGATCGTGAATTGGCTACGACACGTAATAGTATTCTGATTGAAGGTGAAAACGCCATCTGGTTAAATAAATGGATGGCCGGCGGAAGCGAGATTACCTGGGAAATGGTTCATTACGATGTTCAGCTCATTGGTGGTATTGTATTGCATCAGGGGAAAGTTGCTGAAATGGGAACTGGTGAAGGAAAAACATTGGTTGCTACTTTAGCTGTATTCCTGAATGCTTTAACCGGAAGAGGTGTTCATTTGGTTACTGTAAACGACTACCTGTCGAAACGTGACTCGGAATGGATGGGACCAATCTTCGAATTCCACGGTTTGAGCGTTGATTGTATCGATAAACATCAGCCAAACTCCGAAGGTAGACGTAAAGCTTACCTTTCGGATATTACCTACGGAACAAACAACGAATTCGGGTTCGACTATTTGCGTGACAACATGGCAATCAGCCAACGCGATCTGGTTCAGCGGAAACATCACTACTCGATTGTGGATGAGGTCGATTCGGTTTTAATCGATGATGCCCGTACACCATTGATTATTTCAGGGCCGGTGCCAAAAGGTGAAAACCAGAAGTTTGAAGAATTAAAACCTAAAGTTGAAAAGCTATACGCTGCGCAGCGAAATCTGGCCAATCAGTGTTTATCGGATGCCAAACGAATCCTGAATAATCCGAATGCAACAAAGGACGAAAGGGAAGAAGGTTCTGTTTTGCTGCTTCGTGCCCACAAAGGTTTGCCAAAGAGTAAGGCGCTCATCAAATTCCTGAGTGAAGAGGGAATCAAAGCCATGATGACCAAAACAGAGAATTACCATATGCAGGACAACAACAAGATGATGCATATTATTACCGATCCTCTGTTTTTTGTGGTCGATGAAAAACAAAATTCGGTGGAACTAACTGACAAGGGAGTTGACCTGATTTCGGATGACGTTGAAGATCAATCATTTTTTATTTTACCTGATGTTGGTTCTGAAATTGCTGAAATTGAAAACAATAAAGCGCTTACCAAAGAACAGGTTCTGGAGAAAAAAGATGATCTGTTGACCAATTATGCAATCAAATCAGAACGCGTACATACCATCAACCAGTTGCTGAAAGCTTATGCCATGTTCGAAAAAGACGTGGAATACGTAGTTATCGAAAACAAGGTTAAAATTGTTGACGAGCAAACTGGTCGTATCATGGAAGGCCGTCGTTATTCTGACGGATTGCATCAGGCAATTGAGGCAAAGGAACATGTTAAAGTTGAAGCCGCTACACAGACCTTCGCAACCATCACGCTACAGAATTACTTTAGGATGTATCACAAACTGGCCGGTATGACCGGTACTGCCGAAACTGAAGCAGGTGAATTGTGGGACATCTATAAATTGGATGTGGTTGTTATTCCAACCAACCGGAAAGTTATTCGCGACGACCGCGAAGATTTGGTTTATAAAACCAAACGCGAAAAATACAATGCAGTTGTTGAAGAAATTGTTGAACTGAATAAAATAGGACGACCAGCCTTGGTTGGAACAACTTCGGTTGAAATATCGGAATTGTTAAGCCGATACCTCAAAATGCGCGGCATCAAGCACAACGTGCTGAATGCCAAATTGCACGCTCGTGAAGCTGAAATTGTGGCTGATGCCGGGATGAAAGGAATGGTTACCATTGCTACCAACATGGCAGGTCGTGGTACCGACATCAAATTAACTCCTGAAGTAAAAGCTTTAGGCGGTTTGGCCATTATTGGTACCGAACGCCATGAGTCGCGTCGTGTCGACCGCCAGTTGCGCGGACGTTCAGGTCGTCAGGGAGATCCGGGCTCTTCCCAGTTCTTCGTTTCGCTCGAAGACGATTTGATGCGCCTGTTTGGTTCCGATCGTATTACCGGAATCATGGACAAAATTGGGTTGAAAGAAGGTGAAATGATTCAGCATTCGATGATTACCAAGTCGATTGAGCGTGCCCAGAAGAAAGTTGAAGAAAACAACTTCGGCATTCGTAAACGTTTACTCGAATACGACGACGTAATGAACTCGCAACGCGAAGTCATCTACAAGAAACGCCGTCACGCTTTGTTTGGCGAGCGGGTTGAAGTTGATATCCTGAATACCATGTATGATGTAATTGATAATCTGGTTACGGAATATCAGGCAAATGGTGATTTTGAAGGATTTAACCTTGAATTGATTCGTTTGATGTCGATGGAATCACCAGTTTCTGAACAGGAATTCCTGAAGATCAAATCGGATGAACTAATTGACAAGACCTATCAGGAGATGGTTGCAACTTACACCCGCAAGATGGAAACCATCAGCAAACAGGCTTATCCTGTCATTCGCGAGGTCTATGAGCAAAAAGCACACCTGTATCAAAACATCGTAGTGCCTATTTCTGACGGAATCCATATTTTCCAGATTATCACCAATCTTGAAAAAGCATATAAAAATCAAGGGAAAGAGCTCGTTAAATCGTATCAGAAACAAACCGTTCTGGGTACCATCGACGAGGCCTGGAAAGAACAACTCCGTGAAATGGACGATTTGAAGCAATCGGTTCAGAACGCCACCTACGAACAAAAAGACCCGCTGCTCATCTACAAATTCGAATCGTTCAATTTGTTTAAGATAATGGTAAGTAAGGTGAACAAGCAGATTGTTTCTACTTTAGCAAAAGGTCATATCCCAGTTAGCGAACCTGAACAAATTCACGAAGGACACGAACGCCGTGGATTAGATATGAGTAAACTGTCAACTTCAAAATCTGATATGCCGGAAAGCTCGTCAAACCGACCAGAAGCTCCACGAGAACCGCAACATGTTCAACCAATTCGGGTTGAAAAGCGAGTTGGCCGGAACGATCCATGCCCTTGTGGAAGCGGTAAAAAATTCAAATCTTGCCACGGTAAAGATTTGGTCGATTAG
- a CDS encoding GTP-binding protein, with protein sequence MKTTRLILVGGFLGAGKTTLLWEATRRITERGKRTGLITNDQTSELVDTALLLRKDVKVAEVSGSCFCCNFNGLIDALKNVRDEANADVIVAEPVGSCTDLSATILQPLKQNLRGELTVSPLSVLADPIRLNDILNGGTAGLHPSAAYIFRKQLEESDLILIGKSDLVSPEELILLKEKVKLHFPDSEVMVVSSLSGEGIDEWLNEVLTRTDAGKRLVEVDYDVYAEGEAVLGWLNTSIELSGRETDWDTFARELMQNLSRQFDSIKASVGHVKMLIESGENYLIGNLTGRNETLSFRSSAGISSEARLTLNARVEVSPEALEEIVLKTLDTIKGTQLRKKIVALRCLSPGRPNPTFRVEQVVPIF encoded by the coding sequence ATGAAAACTACACGACTAATATTGGTTGGCGGATTTCTTGGAGCCGGAAAAACAACCCTGTTATGGGAAGCTACACGGAGAATCACTGAACGCGGAAAACGAACTGGACTGATCACCAACGATCAGACATCGGAGTTAGTTGATACTGCTCTACTTTTACGAAAAGACGTGAAAGTGGCTGAAGTGAGCGGAAGTTGTTTTTGTTGTAATTTCAACGGATTGATCGATGCCTTGAAGAATGTTCGCGACGAAGCCAACGCCGATGTCATTGTTGCCGAACCAGTTGGCAGTTGTACCGATCTTTCGGCAACCATTCTGCAACCGCTCAAACAAAACCTGCGCGGAGAGCTAACCGTCAGTCCATTGTCGGTATTGGCCGACCCAATTCGGCTCAATGATATTCTAAATGGGGGAACGGCAGGCCTGCATCCTAGTGCAGCCTATATTTTCCGGAAGCAGTTGGAAGAAAGTGACCTGATCCTTATCGGTAAATCCGACTTGGTTTCTCCGGAAGAATTGATTCTTTTGAAAGAAAAAGTAAAATTACATTTTCCAGACTCGGAAGTGATGGTTGTAAGTTCGCTTTCAGGAGAAGGGATTGACGAATGGCTAAATGAAGTGCTAACCAGGACAGATGCCGGTAAACGCCTGGTGGAAGTAGATTACGATGTGTATGCCGAAGGGGAAGCTGTGTTGGGATGGTTGAATACCTCCATCGAACTCTCGGGCAGGGAAACCGACTGGGATACTTTTGCCCGTGAGCTAATGCAAAACCTGAGCCGTCAGTTCGACTCGATAAAAGCATCAGTTGGACATGTCAAAATGTTGATTGAATCGGGCGAGAATTATCTAATTGGCAATCTTACTGGCCGGAATGAGACTTTGAGTTTTAGAAGTTCGGCCGGAATAAGTTCCGAAGCCCGCCTGACCTTGAATGCACGTGTGGAAGTAAGTCCGGAAGCGTTGGAAGAAATTGTTCTCAAAACACTGGATACAATCAAAGGAACACAACTCCGAAAAAAAATTGTAGCCCTTCGTTGCCTTAGTCCCGGCAGGCCGAATCCAACGTTCAGGGTTGAACAGGTTGTCCCGATATTTTAA
- a CDS encoding DUF6340 family protein encodes MKLQSGLLWSVFLLILSSCVSFEKFSIEVYKPSELHLAPNVKKIAIISRNLKYVNDTLQNYQVKNRHLIKDKIKFNFDSLAIKTCLDSLSGRLLAQNQFDSILILPVNTFPKNQVKEIRPANIEWYKTISNKTGADALILLDMFSCFYSLTNDNPNPTVNVVTSNIWSVYGAKEQRIIDRFTQVDTLYWDELDENGQYRKLRMPDKKSAIALAAEVIGENYSKHILPAWAKVDRTIMQNSNPEFKKATKLAQNTKWEEAVVIWQNYSGSKNKMKRVTALYNLALASEMNGNIDQAIELTNQAAKVSSGLFLSSENEAVRKYSAVLYLRKNEINKLNNQYETR; translated from the coding sequence ATGAAACTTCAGTCAGGATTACTTTGGTCTGTTTTTTTGTTGATTTTGAGCTCATGCGTGAGCTTCGAAAAATTCTCAATTGAAGTATATAAGCCGTCAGAACTGCACCTTGCCCCGAATGTCAAAAAAATTGCAATTATTTCCCGAAATCTGAAGTATGTAAACGATACGCTACAAAATTATCAGGTAAAAAACCGCCATCTGATTAAGGATAAAATCAAGTTTAATTTTGATAGCCTGGCGATTAAAACTTGTTTGGATAGTTTGTCTGGTCGGTTGCTGGCGCAAAATCAGTTCGACAGTATTTTGATTTTACCAGTCAATACTTTTCCTAAAAATCAGGTAAAAGAAATCAGACCGGCTAACATCGAATGGTATAAAACGATTTCAAACAAAACGGGTGCTGATGCGCTGATCTTACTGGATATGTTCTCCTGTTTTTATAGCCTGACTAATGACAATCCGAATCCGACGGTAAATGTTGTAACTTCCAATATTTGGTCGGTTTATGGCGCCAAAGAACAACGGATTATTGATCGTTTTACTCAAGTTGATACACTTTATTGGGACGAATTGGATGAGAATGGTCAATATCGAAAATTACGGATGCCGGATAAAAAGAGCGCTATTGCGCTTGCTGCAGAGGTGATTGGCGAAAACTACTCGAAACATATTTTACCAGCCTGGGCTAAGGTTGACCGTACCATTATGCAGAATAGCAACCCCGAATTTAAAAAAGCGACAAAACTGGCTCAAAATACGAAATGGGAAGAGGCCGTTGTCATCTGGCAGAATTATTCCGGCAGTAAAAATAAGATGAAAAGAGTAACCGCGTTGTACAATTTAGCGCTGGCCAGCGAAATGAATGGAAACATTGATCAGGCCATCGAGTTGACAAATCAGGCTGCGAAAGTGAGTTCCGGACTATTTTTGTCGTCTGAAAACGAAGCAGTCAGGAAATATTCAGCTGTATTGTACCTACGAAAAAATGAGATCAACAAGCTAAACAACCAATATGAAACCCGCTAG
- a CDS encoding MIP/aquaporin family protein: MRYSKEFIGEMLGTFMMVLFGCGSVAVTVLFNAHQGLMQIALAWGIGVTLAIYLTRHLSCAHLNPAVTLAMWIGKRMAVRKIPTYLTAQFSGAILAGFVIYLLFGPSISAFESTHNIVRGSAQSIQTAKMFGEYYAAPGSLAIVSMPLGMAAEALGTFLLLLMIFALTEGCNVGRPNDAMAPMFIGLTVTSIIGLIAPLTQAGLNPARDFGPRMVAWIFGWGNAAFPDQSGGFFFVYILAPIIGGILASLFFVYLIEPAMKRQSTSCCCDDQTSKK; this comes from the coding sequence GTGAGATATTCCAAAGAATTTATTGGCGAAATGCTTGGCACTTTTATGATGGTGCTATTCGGGTGCGGCTCGGTTGCTGTAACTGTGCTTTTCAATGCCCATCAGGGATTGATGCAAATAGCGCTGGCATGGGGAATTGGCGTTACATTAGCTATTTACCTGACCCGCCATTTATCGTGTGCACACCTGAACCCTGCAGTTACGCTGGCCATGTGGATTGGAAAACGAATGGCTGTCAGAAAAATACCTACATACCTTACAGCGCAATTCTCCGGTGCTATTTTGGCTGGATTTGTTATTTACCTCTTGTTTGGCCCTTCGATTTCAGCATTCGAAAGTACCCACAATATTGTGCGCGGATCAGCCCAATCGATCCAGACAGCTAAAATGTTTGGTGAATACTACGCGGCTCCTGGCAGTTTGGCAATTGTTTCGATGCCATTGGGCATGGCTGCCGAAGCGCTTGGAACCTTCCTACTTTTACTGATGATTTTTGCACTCACCGAAGGTTGTAATGTAGGTCGTCCAAACGATGCAATGGCTCCGATGTTTATTGGATTAACGGTCACATCCATTATCGGCTTGATTGCACCTTTGACCCAGGCTGGTTTGAACCCTGCCCGCGATTTTGGGCCACGTATGGTTGCCTGGATTTTTGGCTGGGGAAATGCTGCTTTTCCCGATCAATCCGGAGGATTTTTCTTCGTTTACATTTTGGCACCAATCATAGGCGGAATACTGGCTTCGTTGTTTTTTGTCTATCTCATTGAACCAGCAATGAAACGTCAGTCAACCTCATGCTGCTGCGATGATCAAACAAGTAAAAAGTAA
- a CDS encoding DUF6340 family protein, with amino-acid sequence MKPARNILSFFLLALNLSSCMITDSARTTQIEIMKPALFNLPNEIKTVAIINRATYQRDSVPFQYLNVNKIQTDTLVKYRALSNNCVDALSGFFEKEGYFGKVKNYRDSLSVIYPKNETGVVTPEKLFQNTKSDIFIFLDHFKFNVIAMYGFNDVVLNGAALSWAIAIKTDTVSYLYNQMDTLAYEATDFPLNLNDHAKLNLLVNNSSEYLGRFFGSKIIPTWLMVERLYYKSNNQNMLLAEKYALNNEWLKAAEIWNMQSKNKNPRMAAKACYNMALACEMEGKLDNAIDWLVQSHSMLKVNNEEHKEICKRYITVLALRKKEIERLAHQVRSN; translated from the coding sequence ATGAAACCCGCTAGAAATATTCTATCGTTTTTTTTGCTTGCTTTAAATCTTTCTTCTTGCATGATAACTGATAGCGCCCGAACTACTCAGATTGAAATTATGAAACCCGCCTTATTTAATCTTCCCAATGAGATTAAAACTGTTGCAATAATTAATCGTGCCACCTATCAACGAGACAGTGTTCCTTTCCAATATCTTAATGTGAATAAGATTCAAACCGATACCCTGGTTAAATACAGGGCATTGTCAAATAATTGCGTTGATGCCTTGTCCGGTTTTTTCGAAAAGGAAGGATATTTCGGGAAAGTGAAAAATTATCGCGATAGTTTGTCTGTTATTTATCCTAAAAACGAGACAGGCGTTGTTACTCCGGAAAAATTGTTTCAAAATACAAAATCAGACATTTTCATTTTTCTCGATCATTTCAAATTCAATGTTATAGCGATGTATGGTTTTAATGATGTAGTTCTAAATGGCGCGGCTCTTTCATGGGCAATTGCTATTAAAACCGACACTGTATCTTATTTGTATAACCAAATGGATACCTTGGCTTATGAAGCCACTGATTTTCCGTTGAATTTAAATGATCATGCAAAACTCAATTTGCTTGTTAACAATTCTTCAGAATACCTTGGACGATTTTTTGGATCCAAAATCATTCCTACCTGGTTAATGGTTGAACGTCTTTACTACAAATCGAATAATCAGAATATGCTTTTGGCCGAAAAATATGCGCTTAACAACGAATGGCTCAAAGCCGCTGAAATATGGAACATGCAATCGAAAAATAAAAATCCCCGGATGGCTGCCAAGGCTTGCTACAACATGGCATTAGCATGTGAAATGGAGGGCAAGCTTGATAATGCCATTGACTGGCTTGTCCAATCTCATTCGATGCTGAAGGTAAATAATGAGGAGCATAAAGAGATTTGCAAGCGGTACATTACAGTTCTGGCTTTACGAAAAAAAGAGATCGAAAGATTAGCTCATCAAGTCAGGAGCAATTAA
- a CDS encoding DUF6340 family protein — protein MMLFFKKITTHKTILFLLSGLLLVSCRSNYAILTIENIQHAKEELSPEIQSITLMNRSMNSQFQNHREDSLQMYFYRKGFQLSNVVLDSAASDTTIRALAALMFESGRYDVVVPLERNFKRTLSYDIIPDTLSQSQVREICTNFNTDALMVLERFSTKAMADYSAEKFLDGNSGNVYSYNATLDLKYDAFFRIYKPGRNTLVKEIALSDTIYWESADYTLEGLFSKLPSVKQALINAGIKVALDVDSKLSPTWIPEKRGYFLFKSKDDQGKKFMNENNYKEAGQYWTEMAQSTNKKIRSKAEYNLALINELNGDIDKAIEFGLKSFYSFYRFQTQTYLKKLEARKLALQKTD, from the coding sequence ATGATGCTATTTTTCAAAAAGATCACAACCCATAAAACGATACTATTTCTACTTTCCGGGCTTTTGTTGGTTTCGTGTAGAAGCAATTATGCGATACTAACTATTGAAAACATACAACATGCTAAGGAAGAATTATCTCCTGAAATTCAGAGCATAACATTGATGAATCGTAGTATGAACAGCCAGTTTCAGAACCATCGGGAAGATTCGCTGCAAATGTATTTTTACCGGAAGGGATTTCAGTTGTCAAATGTGGTTCTCGACAGCGCTGCTTCGGATACAACGATTAGAGCTCTTGCTGCATTGATGTTCGAATCGGGCCGGTACGATGTGGTTGTTCCGCTTGAACGAAATTTTAAAAGAACGCTTTCCTATGACATTATTCCGGATACCTTAAGTCAGTCTCAGGTTCGCGAAATCTGTACCAATTTCAACACCGACGCTTTAATGGTTCTCGAGCGCTTCTCAACCAAAGCGATGGCCGATTATTCAGCAGAAAAGTTTCTTGATGGGAATAGTGGTAACGTTTATTCGTATAATGCAACTCTTGATTTGAAATACGATGCTTTTTTCAGGATTTATAAGCCTGGAAGAAATACTTTGGTAAAGGAAATTGCGCTGAGCGACACCATTTATTGGGAAAGTGCTGATTATACACTCGAAGGACTTTTCAGTAAATTGCCATCGGTTAAACAGGCGCTGATTAATGCAGGAATTAAGGTTGCCCTTGATGTTGATAGCAAACTCTCTCCTACCTGGATTCCCGAAAAAAGGGGGTACTTTTTGTTCAAAAGTAAGGATGACCAAGGGAAGAAATTCATGAATGAAAATAACTACAAAGAAGCAGGCCAATATTGGACGGAAATGGCTCAATCGACGAATAAAAAGATACGAAGCAAAGCAGAATATAATCTGGCGCTTATTAACGAATTAAACGGCGATATTGATAAAGCTATCGAGTTTGGTTTAAAATCATTCTATTCGTTTTACAGATTTCAGACACAGACTTATTTGAAAAAACTTGAAGCCAGAAAATTAGCGTTACAAAAGACAGACTAA
- the lgt gene encoding prolipoprotein diacylglyceryl transferase, which produces MIDILAFIHWNVSPEIFSLGPVHVRWYGLLFAVGFLFGYNHGEKMFKHENIDLKWLESLFIYLIVATIIGARLGHVLFYGWGYYSQHPIEILYVWQGGLASHGGVLGIIIAMFIWSKYVSKRSILWVLDRVVVPSVFVAALIRLGNLMNSEIYGIPTTLPWGVIFERNHETVAKHPTQIYESLSYLITFGVMLYMYWKTKAKDYQGLLVGVFFVMVFSARFFIEFIKEEQEAFEKGMSLNMGQLLSIPFILGGIFLIIRAVKKGPVIYENQAISGKK; this is translated from the coding sequence ATGATTGACATTCTGGCATTTATTCATTGGAACGTTAGCCCTGAAATTTTTTCACTTGGACCAGTGCACGTTCGCTGGTATGGACTTCTTTTTGCAGTTGGTTTCCTTTTTGGCTACAACCATGGCGAAAAGATGTTCAAACATGAAAATATTGACTTGAAGTGGCTCGAAAGTCTATTCATTTATTTGATTGTTGCTACAATTATTGGAGCACGATTAGGCCATGTACTTTTTTACGGTTGGGGCTATTATTCACAACATCCCATTGAAATTCTATATGTTTGGCAAGGCGGACTAGCCAGTCATGGTGGTGTTCTCGGTATTATTATTGCCATGTTTATCTGGAGCAAATACGTGTCGAAACGCTCTATTCTGTGGGTTTTAGATCGGGTAGTGGTTCCATCGGTTTTTGTAGCCGCATTAATTCGCTTAGGAAATCTCATGAATTCTGAAATTTATGGAATTCCAACGACATTGCCTTGGGGAGTAATATTCGAACGTAACCACGAGACTGTTGCCAAACATCCAACACAAATTTATGAATCGCTTAGTTATCTGATCACTTTTGGTGTGATGCTTTACATGTACTGGAAAACCAAAGCCAAAGATTATCAAGGTTTGCTGGTGGGAGTTTTCTTTGTGATGGTATTCTCAGCCCGGTTTTTCATTGAGTTTATCAAGGAAGAACAGGAAGCTTTCGAAAAGGGAATGAGCCTTAACATGGGACAATTACTAAGTATTCCGTTTATTTTAGGCGGAATATTCCTGATTATACGTGCTGTAAAAAAAGGACCAGTGATTTACGAAAATCAAGCTATTTCAGGCAAAAAATAA